The window GCCGAAGGGCAGGCACTTCGGCAAAGCTTGCCACTGCTCTCGGAATTTCAACGAGACGAGTTGCTCGTTCCCAATCGGAACGTGGGTACTGCGATCGCTCAAACCGCGGCGAATCAGGTGAACACCCCTGTCCTGAATCGAGCGGAGCAGACGTTTCTAGCAGGCGTTTATTACGAACGACGCGATGCCGTGCTGCAACGGCCCATTCAATCCCAGGTGAATCCCGAGCGGAACCCTGTGATGAACTCGACAATAGTGTATCACACCCGACTGGCAGGTAGGGCTAATGTAAATTTGAACAACGCCTCAGTCACCGCTCCCGCCCCGGTCAGTGTGAACCGGGTTCAGGGCAAGGGCGGCGTGATGGTCGAGTCGCGCGACCGGAACAACCCGAGCGTCGTCATCCACCGCAGCTTCATCGCGAAGTGAAGATGCTTTGGGTGGGCGGTGCGATTTCGGGCAAGTGTCCCCGGGTTTCCGGGGGCACCGGGCGCCGACCCTAACTCGTATCAATCGCCCTACCTGAGCCGCGCCGCGATCGCGTCCACATCGTACACGCAGCCGCCCCAGACGCCGCCGCTCGCGTTCTGGAGCAGCGCCCAGAGGCGGGTGTCGGCCGGGAGTTGCGGGTCGGGCGCGAGGTCGGGGCGAGGGGCGCGGCGCATGAGTTCGGCTGTGCCCCACTCGGCGTCGTGGGTACCTGTCTCGTCGCCGATCAGGTCGATCGTCCCGACCAGGTTCACGCGATCGATGACGAGTTGCACGCGGTCGCCGTCTCGCAGCTTACCGATCGGCCCGCCGGCCAGCGCTTCGGGCGAAACGTGCCCGACGCACGCCCCGGTACTCACGCCGCTGAACCGCGCGTCCGTCAGTACGGCCACCTGCTTGCCCCACTTCAGGAACTTGAGCGCGGACGTAAGTTGGTACGTCTCCTCCATCCCGGAGCCCATCGGCCCGCGGCAGCAGAGAACGAGGATATCGCCCGCGACGACGGTCTTGGCCCCCTCGCCCTTGATCGCGGCGATGGCCGCCTTCTCGGTGGTGAACACCTTGGCCGGGCCGGTCTTCCGGTAGACGCCGTCCGCGTCCACGACGGCCGGGTCGATGGCCGTCGACTTGATGACGGCCCCGGCCGGGCAGAGGTTGCCGCGCGGGAACGTGATCGTGCTGGTCAACCCCCGTGCCTTGGCAGCGGTCGGGGACATGATGACGGCGTCCGGGTCCACACCGTCGCGCGTCCGCAGCAGATCGCGGAGTCGTTGCCGCCGTTCGGAGGCGGCCCACCAGTCGAGGACTTTACCCAGCGACTCGCCCGAGACCGTGATGGCGGTGAGGTCGAGCAAACCGAGGTCGCGGAGGTGGAGCATCACTTCCGGCACGCCGCCGGCTAGGAAGACGCGGATCGTCGGGTGGCCGACCGGGCCGTTCGGCAGCGCGTCGACCAAACGGGGAACCTTGCGGTTGAAGTACGTCCAGTCGTCGATCGTGGGCCGCTTGACGCCGGCCATGAAAGCGATGGCGGGCGTGTGCAGGAGCAGGTTCGTGCTGCCGCCGAACGCGGCGAACACGGCCAGCGCGTTGCGGAACGCGGCGTCGGTGAGGACGTGCTTCGTCGTGATGCCCTTCTGCGACATACTCACGAGCGCCTTGGCCGACCGCCGGGCCATGTCGAGCCAGATCGGCTGCCCGGACGGGGCCAGCGCCGAGTGCGGCAGAGCCAACCCGAGCGCCTCGCCGATCACCTGCGAGGTGGCCGCGGTGCCGAGGAACTGACACCCGCCACCGGGCGACGCGCAGGCGTGACACCCCGCCTCGGCCGCCTGCTCCAGGGTGATCTCGCCGTGGGCGTACCGGGCACCAATCGTCTGGACCTTCCCGGTGTCTTCCTCGCCGGCCTCGCCCGCGAGCATGACGCCACCGGGGACGAGAACCGTCGGGTAATTGTGCTGGGACGCCAGCGCCATCATCATCGCCGGCAGTCCCTTGTCGCAGGTGGCCACGCCGAGGACGCCGCTGCGCGTGGGGAGCGAGCGCATCAGTCGGCGGAGGACCATTGAGGCGTCGTTGCGGAACGGCAGGCTGTCGTACATCCCGGCCGTGCCCTGCGTCCGGCCGTCGCACGGGTCGGTCACCGCGCCGGCGAACGGGATGCACTTCTGTCGTTGCAACTCCTCGGCCGCCGCCTTGACGAGCAACCCGACTTCCCAGTGCCCCGAGTGGAAGCCGAGGGCGACGGGCGAGCCGTCGTCGGCCCGCATGCCGCCGTGGGTCGAGAGGATGAGGAACTCTTTGCGGCCGAGCAGCGCCGGGTTGAGCCCCATGCCGACGTTCTGCGACCAGCCGAACAGGTCGCCGCTCGGCGCGTGGCGGAGCAGGTCGTCCGTCAGCGGCAACTGGCCGGTCGGGCCTTTCTTGGTGGAAACGAAGTCGTAAACGGCGGGGTCGCGGGTTTCGAGAACGTCGGAAACGGCGGGCATGTTGGCGGCTCGTAGGCTCGGTGGGAGTACACGGGTATTGTAGAAATCCGATCTCGAAACCGAGGTGTCGGCCGCGTCGGAACCGGCATAGATGCTCGCCATTCGAGCATTTCGCGGATACGATGTCCCGCGTTCGACCCCTCATCTCCGAGGAATTTGACGATGCGCCGGACCCTCTCTGCCCTCGCTCTCTTTACCCTGTTCGCGGCCCCGACCCTCGCCGCGAAACCCGAGGACGCCAAGATGCCCGTGGAAACTCCGTTCGGCAAGACGGCCGACGGCACGCCGGTCTCCGCCTTCACGTTGACGAACAAGAACGGCGTGAAGGTGAAAATCATCACCTACGGCGGCATCGTGGCCGAGTGGCACGCGCCGGACAAGGACGGGAAATTCGCCGACATCGTTTGCGGGTTCGACGACCTCAAGGGCTACCTCGACGGCCACCCGTACTTCGGCGCGATCATCGGGCGGGTGGGCAACCGCGTCGGGAACGCGAAGTTCACCCTGGACGGCAAGGAATACACCCTCGCCGCGAACAACGGCAAGCACAGCCTGCACGGCGGCAAGGAAGGCTTTGACAAGAAGGTGTGGAAAGGCGAAGCGGTCAGCACCCCAGCCGGCCCCGCGGTCAAGCTCACGTACACGAGCAAGGACGGCGAGGAAGGCTACCCGGGCACGCTCGTCAGCACCGTGACCTACACCCTGACCGACGACAACGCCCTGCGGATCGACTACCACGCCACCACCGACAAGGCGACGCCCGTCAACCTGACCAACCACAGCTACTTCAACCTGAGCGGGCACAACGCCGGCGACATCCTCAACCACGTCCTCGAACTCAAGGCCGACAAGTACACCCCCGGCGACGACACCCTGATCCCGACCGGCAAGGTCGAGCCGGTCAAGGGGACGCCCTACGACTTCACCAAGCCGACCCGCATCGGCGATCGTATCAAGGAGATCAAGGCCGACCCGGTCGGCTACGACCTGAACTTCGTCCACGGCGCGAAGCGCGAGGCCGCCCCGCAGTCCGTCGCCAAAGTCACGGACCCGAAGTCCGGCCGGACACTCGAAGTGCTGACGACCGAGCCGGGCATCCAGTTCTACACGGGCAACTTCCTGGACGGGAAAGTCAAAGGCAAGGGCGGCGCGGTGTACAACCAGTACGGCGCGTTCTGCCTCGAAGCCCAGTTCTTCCCGGACTCGCCGAACAAGTCCGAGTTCCCGTCCATCATCCTGAAGCCGGGTGAGCAGTACACCCAGACCACGATCTACAAGCTGGGTGTGACGAAGTAACGCGTTGCGAGAAAGCCCGGGATGGCGGCCGCTCCCGTTCTTGCCGCCGATCCGCCAGTGATTCGTTCCGCCGCCAGCGGTCGCTGATCCGACCCCACAACGTGGGCCGGCGGCCAGGTTCCGCCGGTTCCCTCCCGTCGCGACGAGAGGGGACCGGCGGGGCTTCGAAACCTGGCCCGAGGGGGATTTCTGCGCTTTTTGCGCCTTGCAGCGCGTTTTCTGACAGTGGACGAACAACGATATCACTGCCGGGAAAAATGTCGGCGCCGTGGACCGCGTTTCGTCGACGTGCATCGACTTGCACGCGCGGGCCGGGCGGGTTTTTGCGCGGTCGTGCGCTCGGCTCGACCGAACGAGACGTTCCCCGGACGCGAGGCCGAAGAATATTCCCGACAGGTCTTCCACTCCCTGAATCGGGATGTGATCCGTCGAGTCGTCCTTATCCCTTGACGAGCCAATCCGTCACCACCGTCGGGTCGAGTCGGGATTCGGCCCGGGTCAATTTGTCCGCCGCGCCGGCCGCCGCGTAAGCGGCCTTCGACAGTTTGCCGGTCGCCGTCCCCTTGTGGTTGTGGGCGAGGACTTCGCCCGGGGCGCAGAGGGCCAGGAACGCCGGCAGGCCGCCGTACTTCCCGGCCCCGGGCAGCATCATCGGGTCGGCCGGGTCGGTGAGCGTCTCGAACCGGAACTGGTTCAGGTCGGCGGCAAGCTTGGTCACCACCGGCCCGGCCAGCGCCCGCGCGAGGACCGCAGCCGGCCCGAACGCCCCCCAGCCGACGACGTGAATCGCCTTCGCCTTGATGACGTCGCGCAGGAAGGCGATGGCCGTGAGCGCGTCGCGGACCTGGTTCGCCAGGACCGATCGGTTGTACCCGTAGGTGAAGCCGGCGTAGGTCGCGTTCACCGGGAACGGCTTCGGCCCAACCTGTTCCCCGGTCTGGAAGGCGTCGATCCCGAGGACCGCGATCTTTTTCTGGTGAAGCGCCTTCACCGGGGCCGCCCAGTCGCCGTTTTCTACGAGGCTCGCTTTACCTTGCGGGTGCAGCCAGAGGACGGCCACGTTCCCGTCGAACCCGGCCGGCGGGCAGCCGATCGCCGGCACCGCGTCGGTTGACCCTTTCCGCCCGAGCAGCGCCTTGTGGACCTTGAGCCCGCCGGGGCCGGTGTCCTCCTTGAGCCCGTGGACCTCGATCGTACCCGCGACCGGGAGGGTGTCGTTGACCATGACCCGCAAGGCGGTGCCGACCACCCGGCGGAACTCGGCCAACGACTTCTCGTCGGTCGGGGCGAGGGCGGCCATCTTGGTGTCGGACGCCTTGGTCATCGCCTCGCGGAGTTTGACCGAGCCGACTTCGTCGGCCGGCCGCGCGTGCTTGGCGTCGAACACGGTTAGGTCTTTCGGCGGGACCGGGGTGAACGGCTTCTCCGCGATCTTGTCGTCCTTGCCGAGCAGGTGCTTGCTGAACCACGAGTACATGAACTCGCGGGCCACCTGGTTGTAGTTGTGCGGGAACTGAGTCCACGCTTGCGCGGCCACGTTCTCCGGCGCACCGGCGAGGGCGTAGAGCTTTTTCAGCTCCGGGAAGCCCTTGGTCATGATCTCCTTGGTCCAGTCGTCCGCGCCGGACATGGCCAGCGGCTTGGGGGCGAACAGGGCGGCGAGTTCGACGTTCCCGGTCCCGACCCGCAAGTACGAGCAGTTCTCGCACACGCACCCTCCCTGCATCGCGGTCGACACCATGACGGCCGGGAACGCGGCCGCCGGCCGATCGTCGACCGCGCAGAGGACGAACGTCTGCGTTCCCCCGCCGCTCGCCCCGGTGACACCGATCTTCTTCGCGTCGACGTCCGGCAGGCTTTCGATGAAATCGAGGGCACGGACGCTGTTCCACGTCTGCAGGCCCATAAGCGATTGCAGGCGGAGTTCGCCGTTGGCGTCCGCGAACCCCTCGGGGTGCGGGACGCCGGACCGGGCGATATGCTTGATGGCGGTACTGTCGGCGTACCCGACCATATCGTAGTGGAACACGA is drawn from Fimbriiglobus ruber and contains these coding sequences:
- a CDS encoding YjhG/YagF family D-xylonate dehydratase, translating into MPAVSDVLETRDPAVYDFVSTKKGPTGQLPLTDDLLRHAPSGDLFGWSQNVGMGLNPALLGRKEFLILSTHGGMRADDGSPVALGFHSGHWEVGLLVKAAAEELQRQKCIPFAGAVTDPCDGRTQGTAGMYDSLPFRNDASMVLRRLMRSLPTRSGVLGVATCDKGLPAMMMALASQHNYPTVLVPGGVMLAGEAGEEDTGKVQTIGARYAHGEITLEQAAEAGCHACASPGGGCQFLGTAATSQVIGEALGLALPHSALAPSGQPIWLDMARRSAKALVSMSQKGITTKHVLTDAAFRNALAVFAAFGGSTNLLLHTPAIAFMAGVKRPTIDDWTYFNRKVPRLVDALPNGPVGHPTIRVFLAGGVPEVMLHLRDLGLLDLTAITVSGESLGKVLDWWAASERRQRLRDLLRTRDGVDPDAVIMSPTAAKARGLTSTITFPRGNLCPAGAVIKSTAIDPAVVDADGVYRKTGPAKVFTTEKAAIAAIKGEGAKTVVAGDILVLCCRGPMGSGMEETYQLTSALKFLKWGKQVAVLTDARFSGVSTGACVGHVSPEALAGGPIGKLRDGDRVQLVIDRVNLVGTIDLIGDETGTHDAEWGTAELMRRAPRPDLAPDPQLPADTRLWALLQNASGGVWGGCVYDVDAIAARLR
- a CDS encoding aldose epimerase family protein, which codes for MRRTLSALALFTLFAAPTLAAKPEDAKMPVETPFGKTADGTPVSAFTLTNKNGVKVKIITYGGIVAEWHAPDKDGKFADIVCGFDDLKGYLDGHPYFGAIIGRVGNRVGNAKFTLDGKEYTLAANNGKHSLHGGKEGFDKKVWKGEAVSTPAGPAVKLTYTSKDGEEGYPGTLVSTVTYTLTDDNALRIDYHATTDKATPVNLTNHSYFNLSGHNAGDILNHVLELKADKYTPGDDTLIPTGKVEPVKGTPYDFTKPTRIGDRIKEIKADPVGYDLNFVHGAKREAAPQSVAKVTDPKSGRTLEVLTTEPGIQFYTGNFLDGKVKGKGGAVYNQYGAFCLEAQFFPDSPNKSEFPSIILKPGEQYTQTTIYKLGVTK
- a CDS encoding acetylxylan esterase is translated as MFSRRDVLKWSALSMAPVCVRPSTTWAADAAFTTNVLAAGQKPTDARLGPPKTLNDYFPFPVPQTAAEWAARRQAVREQVLVATGLWPLPDKTPLNPVVHGAIERDGYTVEKVFFASMPGHYVCGNLYKPAGKPATGKWPAILSPHGHWLNGRFYEAPDAEVAKQMKSGAEATKEGAKYPLQARCAMLARLGFVVFHYDMVGYADSTAIKHIARSGVPHPEGFADANGELRLQSLMGLQTWNSVRALDFIESLPDVDAKKIGVTGASGGGTQTFVLCAVDDRPAAAFPAVMVSTAMQGGCVCENCSYLRVGTGNVELAALFAPKPLAMSGADDWTKEIMTKGFPELKKLYALAGAPENVAAQAWTQFPHNYNQVAREFMYSWFSKHLLGKDDKIAEKPFTPVPPKDLTVFDAKHARPADEVGSVKLREAMTKASDTKMAALAPTDEKSLAEFRRVVGTALRVMVNDTLPVAGTIEVHGLKEDTGPGGLKVHKALLGRKGSTDAVPAIGCPPAGFDGNVAVLWLHPQGKASLVENGDWAAPVKALHQKKIAVLGIDAFQTGEQVGPKPFPVNATYAGFTYGYNRSVLANQVRDALTAIAFLRDVIKAKAIHVVGWGAFGPAAVLARALAGPVVTKLAADLNQFRFETLTDPADPMMLPGAGKYGGLPAFLALCAPGEVLAHNHKGTATGKLSKAAYAAAGAADKLTRAESRLDPTVVTDWLVKG